In Candidatus Zixiibacteriota bacterium, the DNA window ATCCAGATATCCTGCTTTTACCGTCTCCTGAGCAACAGACATAACGATCGGGTCATTACAGGGGACAATGATTTTGGTTTTATGCTCAGCTGTCTTTTTGGCAATTCTATTCAGTATGGTAAATGAGGCGATAGTAGCAATATCTGCCGCAGTTCCCAAGCCCAGGATATAAAGTATAGGTCTTCCCATCTCCGTAGCTCTACCGATAGCATCATCCACCGCATCTATACCTGCGAGAGGCCTTACGTAAAACTCTTTGCCCTTTCGCGCCAGACCTATGAAAGCCAACACCATTATGGTAAAGGCTAAAGTTCCCACAAATACCGGAAGCTTTCCGATATGGAACCACTGCCCATAGGCCTGGGCTGGTCCGATCACCTCAGATTCTGAATAAGATTTTAAGGTCTTGGCCCTGACTTTGTAATAGAAATCCTTGTGAGGAGGGAAATAATTTTTATCCTCCTTTTCCTTAGCACCTCTATCCTGATAGGTGTTATTACCAGCAGGCACCATCCCCCGGACTACAAACTCGCCAGCAGGTGATTCTGACCTTAAAATCTCGTATGTTGCCACATTTTTCTTGCCAGAACCGTCATCTGCTGAAAGCTTCCAGGCAACAGTGAT includes these proteins:
- a CDS encoding fibronectin type III domain-containing protein, giving the protein MRKKNLKIYLILMFFCFLILPLSQILAQDDTLPPTPPTEVKAGDTPNDNGHSITVAWKLSADDGSGKKNVATYEILRSESPAGEFVVRGMVPAGNNTYQDRGAKEKEDKNYFPPHKDFYYKVRAKTLKSYSESEVIGPAQAYGQWFHIGKLPVFVGTLAFTIMVLAFIGLARKGKEFYVRPLAGIDAVDDAIGRATEMGRPILYILGLGTAADIATIASFTILNRIAKKTAEHKTKIIVPCNDPIVMSVAQETVKAGYLDAGRPDMYKEENIFYLTSMQFAYVAAVNGIMLREKTATNFYLGKFYAESLILAETGSVAGSIQISGTDELAQIPFFVAATDFTLIGEELYAASAYLGREPLLLGALKAQDLAKAIVMLSLALGALAASFHFGFFLKLFTVQM